A stretch of Nitrospira sp. DNA encodes these proteins:
- the glmM gene encoding phosphoglucosamine mutase translates to MRKLFGTDGVRGVANLEPMTSEMAMQLGRAAAHLFMRRAGRHQIIIGKDTRISGYMLESALTAGICSMGVDVLLVGPMPTPAIAFLTRSLRADAGVVISASHNAYQDNGIKFFSKDGFKLPDEMEARIEELIVSNEISHLRPTADLIGKAFRIDDAEGRYIEFAKRSLPKDLDFQGIKLVVDCANGAAYKLAPKVLRELGAKVEVIGNEPNGMNINAGCGAVHPERLQEAVRHHQADIGIALDGDADRAIFVSEQGRIIDGDHVMAALGLDLHRNGLLAKQTMVGTVMSNFGLELSMAKAGITLLRTPVGDRYLLERMLADGYNFGGEQSGHFIFLDHNTTGDGLISALQMISLMKRTGKPLSELASAMSAVPQILLNVTVKQKPNLESVPDIDRAIRDNERRLNGSGRIVVRYSGTEPLLRIMVEGERDAEIKEVAEDLARLVRKHLC, encoded by the coding sequence ATGCGTAAATTATTTGGAACCGACGGTGTCCGCGGGGTCGCCAATCTTGAGCCGATGACCAGCGAGATGGCGATGCAGTTGGGGCGGGCCGCGGCCCATTTGTTTATGCGCCGCGCCGGCCGCCATCAAATCATCATCGGGAAGGACACCAGAATTTCTGGGTATATGCTGGAGTCGGCGCTGACGGCGGGGATCTGCTCGATGGGTGTCGATGTGCTGCTGGTCGGCCCCATGCCCACGCCGGCCATTGCCTTTCTGACCAGAAGCTTGCGCGCGGACGCGGGAGTGGTCATCTCCGCCTCGCACAATGCCTATCAGGACAACGGCATTAAATTCTTCTCCAAGGATGGGTTCAAGCTGCCTGATGAGATGGAGGCGCGCATTGAGGAATTGATCGTCTCCAATGAGATCAGCCACCTCCGTCCGACGGCCGATCTGATCGGCAAGGCCTTTCGCATCGACGATGCGGAGGGGCGCTACATCGAGTTCGCCAAACGGTCGCTGCCGAAGGACCTCGATTTTCAAGGCATCAAGCTGGTGGTCGATTGCGCGAACGGGGCCGCGTACAAGCTGGCGCCAAAGGTCTTGCGCGAGCTTGGAGCCAAGGTCGAGGTCATCGGGAATGAGCCGAACGGCATGAACATCAATGCCGGGTGCGGCGCGGTGCATCCGGAACGGTTGCAGGAGGCGGTGCGCCACCATCAGGCGGATATCGGGATTGCGCTGGATGGCGATGCCGACCGGGCGATTTTTGTGTCCGAGCAAGGGCGGATCATCGATGGCGACCATGTGATGGCCGCCTTGGGGCTCGACCTGCACCGCAACGGGCTCTTGGCCAAGCAGACCATGGTCGGGACCGTCATGAGCAACTTCGGACTGGAGTTGTCGATGGCGAAAGCCGGCATCACGCTGCTTAGGACGCCGGTGGGGGACCGCTATCTGCTCGAGCGGATGCTGGCGGATGGGTATAATTTTGGCGGCGAGCAATCGGGCCACTTTATTTTCTTGGACCACAATACGACCGGTGACGGGCTGATTTCGGCGCTGCAAATGATTTCTCTGATGAAGCGGACGGGCAAGCCGCTGTCGGAGCTGGCGTCGGCGATGTCGGCGGTTCCTCAGATTCTGCTCAATGTGACCGTCAAGCAGAAACCCAATCTGGAGTCGGTGCCGGATATCGACCGGGCGATCCGGGACAACGAGCGCCGGCTGAATGGGAGTGGCCGCATTGTGGTGCGCTATTCAGGGACTGAGCCGCTGCTTCGCATCATGGTCGAGGGTGAACGGGATGCCGAGATTAAGGAAGTGGCGGAGGATCTCGCCCGTCTCGTGCGCAAACATCTCTGCTGA
- a CDS encoding DNA internalization-related competence protein ComEC/Rec2: MLPSLSAVFLAGLALGSLLPFFPVTISVLLGLLIPALWIAERAGGLDPLRATTGYAALLLGIVYWASVVPPPGAFHAFEEAPVDLRAGRIIGPVQHAPHRLTLLVKTESPRESPAVPHTIRLTWRDPGREVWHGDRITFRAKLRAPTGSLNPRGFDYASYVERQGVEAVATVTGPEAIQVLEPAMSSWWWAGWGEVDRWRGAIRDAAIRSLSQPALGIFLGMIIGERGYLQEDVQEWFMITGTVHLLSISGSHLGLIAIVLFGLVREMAVQLPAPMLLALSRRLTPTRCAILVTWAGVMLYALLAGAEIATLRAAMMITAGLAAVWIGSERHLAHALAGAAVVIVLHDPRAIGDISFQLSFLSVLAIVWVADWHASRSAEEDQQEATRWKRYRRAAHEAMILSLAVTIVTTPLVAWYFNQIPWAGVLTNMIAVPVTGFVVVPLGLLTAGWTVALGLDGLSLATVQQRLIEWLVGGLHGIASWSAADWRVSAPSVFVMGMLYAGLLIAVGISVRLRWRLVGAVLLCSSIGLWGWEAGSFVDGDRWRVTFLDVGQGDSAVIEWPDGKAVLIDGGGKYERFDVGRGVVGPFLWNHGIRRLDAVIATHPQLDHVGGLPWILRHFAVQEYWHAGVERHEPLFEDLRRAVLERTVRDRRAHRGQEIVSSGGCRLTVMNPFDADVGKPVSLPLSGSQLNNESIVTQLECGAHAVLFAADVEAAGIRRLAAEGQAPVTVLKVPHHGGRSSLDQAWVRRVHPRHAVISVGRHNAYGHPVQAVLDAYAGEGSEIFRTDVDGAVVVTGRVSSSAVHVQRTSDMRLRPANPGRHVWQSEWENWQRLWSQWSGA, encoded by the coding sequence ATGCTGCCGTCCCTCTCTGCGGTCTTTCTTGCCGGTCTCGCGCTCGGATCTCTTCTTCCGTTCTTTCCCGTCACGATTAGTGTGCTGCTAGGCCTGTTGATTCCGGCCCTGTGGATTGCCGAACGGGCCGGCGGCCTGGATCCCTTGCGGGCGACGACGGGGTATGCGGCCCTGTTGTTGGGGATCGTCTATTGGGCGTCGGTCGTGCCGCCACCTGGGGCGTTTCACGCGTTCGAGGAGGCTCCTGTCGATCTGCGGGCTGGGCGAATTATTGGCCCGGTGCAGCATGCCCCGCACCGTCTCACGCTACTGGTGAAAACCGAGTCCCCGCGGGAATCCCCTGCCGTACCGCACACGATTCGACTGACCTGGCGGGACCCGGGAAGAGAGGTATGGCATGGCGATCGGATTACGTTTCGCGCCAAGCTACGAGCGCCGACGGGGTCCTTGAACCCCAGGGGCTTCGATTACGCGTCCTATGTGGAACGTCAAGGGGTCGAGGCGGTCGCCACGGTGACGGGGCCTGAGGCGATCCAGGTACTGGAACCGGCGATGAGCAGTTGGTGGTGGGCCGGATGGGGAGAGGTCGATCGGTGGCGGGGCGCGATTCGCGACGCAGCGATCCGGTCGCTGAGCCAGCCGGCGCTCGGGATTTTTCTGGGGATGATCATTGGGGAACGGGGGTATTTACAGGAGGATGTCCAGGAATGGTTCATGATCACGGGGACCGTGCATCTGCTATCGATCTCAGGGTCGCACCTGGGTTTGATCGCGATCGTCCTGTTTGGCCTGGTGAGGGAGATGGCGGTGCAATTGCCGGCCCCGATGTTGCTGGCTCTGTCGAGACGCCTGACGCCCACGCGCTGCGCCATTCTTGTGACGTGGGCCGGAGTGATGCTGTATGCGCTGCTGGCAGGCGCAGAGATCGCCACGTTGCGGGCGGCCATGATGATTACCGCGGGACTGGCGGCGGTCTGGATCGGGTCCGAACGGCATCTTGCGCACGCGTTGGCTGGGGCTGCTGTCGTGATCGTCCTTCACGATCCCCGCGCCATCGGTGATATTTCCTTCCAGTTGTCCTTTCTCTCTGTGCTGGCGATCGTATGGGTTGCGGACTGGCATGCGTCTCGATCGGCTGAGGAGGATCAGCAAGAGGCCACCAGGTGGAAGCGGTATCGTCGAGCCGCGCATGAAGCGATGATCCTCAGCCTCGCGGTCACCATCGTGACGACTCCGCTGGTCGCCTGGTATTTCAATCAAATTCCGTGGGCCGGCGTGCTGACCAATATGATCGCGGTGCCGGTCACGGGATTTGTGGTCGTCCCGCTGGGCTTGTTGACGGCCGGTTGGACCGTGGCGCTTGGGCTTGACGGGCTCTCGCTCGCCACGGTGCAGCAACGGCTGATCGAATGGCTGGTGGGAGGGCTGCATGGGATCGCTTCATGGTCCGCGGCCGACTGGCGCGTATCCGCGCCATCCGTGTTCGTCATGGGAATGTTGTATGCCGGACTCCTGATCGCAGTGGGGATTTCAGTCAGACTCCGCTGGCGTCTGGTTGGTGCGGTGTTGCTGTGTTCTTCGATAGGCCTGTGGGGCTGGGAGGCGGGTTCTTTCGTTGATGGGGATCGGTGGCGAGTCACCTTTCTGGATGTCGGCCAGGGAGACAGTGCCGTGATTGAATGGCCGGATGGAAAGGCCGTCCTGATCGACGGGGGTGGCAAGTATGAGCGTTTCGATGTCGGGCGTGGAGTCGTCGGGCCTTTTCTCTGGAATCATGGCATTCGCCGCCTCGATGCAGTCATTGCCACGCATCCTCAGCTGGATCATGTCGGGGGCTTGCCCTGGATTCTTCGCCATTTTGCGGTTCAAGAATATTGGCATGCCGGTGTCGAGCGGCATGAGCCGCTGTTTGAGGATCTTCGCCGAGCCGTTCTGGAGCGGACGGTACGCGATCGCCGAGCGCACCGTGGCCAGGAGATTGTGTCCTCCGGCGGGTGCCGGCTCACGGTGATGAATCCCTTTGATGCGGATGTGGGAAAGCCGGTCTCGTTGCCGCTCAGCGGTTCGCAGCTGAACAATGAATCAATTGTTACTCAGCTTGAGTGTGGAGCCCATGCGGTGTTGTTTGCGGCGGATGTCGAGGCGGCGGGGATTCGCCGTTTGGCGGCAGAAGGGCAGGCTCCGGTGACGGTGCTCAAGGTCCCGCATCATGGCGGCCGAAGTTCGCTGGATCAAGCCTGGGTGAGGCGCGTTCATCCGCGCCATGCCGTGATTTCGGTCGGCCGGCACAATGCCTATGGCCATCCGGTTCAAGCTGTGCTCGACGCCTATGCGGGGGAAGGGAGCGAGATCTTTCGCACAGATGTCGATGGCGCGGTGGTGGTGACCGGACGGGTTTCATCATCTGCGGTTCATGTGCAGCGCACGAGTGATATGAGGCTGCGCCCTGCCAATCCGGGACGCCATGTGTGGCAAAGTGAATGGGAGAATTGGCAGCGGCTCTGGTCTCAGTGGAGCGGGGCGTAG
- the folP gene encoding dihydropteroate synthase — MEGHVWLARGRHMHIGARPLIMGIVNVTPDSFSDGGQFLDPEKALAHAMDLAEQGADIVDLGAESTRPGASPVDVEVELKRIVPLVASLAKRVAIPISVDTMKARVAQAAIDAGASIVNDVSGLRFDPEMASIVARTEAGLVLMHMQGMPEGMQQAPQYEDVATEVCAFFKERLIAAEQAGISKSQIVLDPGIGFGKLQEHNVELLNRLSVFSALNLPILVGLSRKAFLGKILDRPVQERMWGTAAAVALAVDRGAAILRVHDVAEMLDVVKVAAALKASAAPLRQEDYA, encoded by the coding sequence GTGGAAGGCCATGTGTGGCTGGCGAGAGGACGGCACATGCACATCGGCGCGCGCCCTCTCATTATGGGGATTGTCAATGTGACGCCGGACTCCTTTTCCGATGGCGGACAGTTTCTCGATCCGGAAAAAGCCTTGGCCCACGCGATGGATCTGGCCGAGCAGGGCGCGGATATTGTCGATCTCGGAGCGGAGTCTACGAGGCCCGGTGCTTCTCCCGTCGATGTTGAGGTGGAGCTGAAGCGGATCGTTCCTCTGGTTGCGAGTCTGGCCAAACGGGTTGCGATTCCCATTTCAGTCGATACGATGAAGGCGCGGGTCGCCCAGGCGGCAATCGACGCGGGTGCGTCGATTGTGAACGATGTGTCGGGCTTGCGGTTCGATCCGGAGATGGCATCCATTGTCGCCCGGACGGAGGCCGGCCTGGTGCTGATGCATATGCAGGGGATGCCGGAGGGCATGCAGCAGGCGCCGCAGTATGAGGATGTGGCGACGGAGGTGTGCGCATTTTTTAAAGAGCGGCTCATTGCCGCCGAGCAGGCCGGCATTTCCAAAAGCCAGATCGTGCTTGATCCGGGTATTGGATTTGGTAAGCTGCAGGAACATAATGTGGAATTACTTAATCGGTTGTCGGTATTCAGCGCGTTGAACCTCCCGATTCTCGTCGGGCTGTCGCGCAAAGCGTTTCTCGGAAAGATACTGGACCGTCCTGTGCAGGAGCGAATGTGGGGAACCGCCGCGGCTGTGGCCTTGGCCGTGGATCGAGGCGCGGCTATTCTCCGGGTGCATGATGTGGCGGAAATGTTGGACGTCGTGAAGGTGGCCGCTGCGCTGAAGGCATCGGCGGCCCCATTGAGACAGGAAGACTATGCGTAA